The Chitinivorax sp. PXF-14 genome contains the following window.
TGAGCGGCAGCCATTTCTGCGCCAGACGCAGCAGCGTGTAACTCACCCACACTGGCACCACACCCAGCACCAGCCAGTTGAGCCCGATCGCCTGCGGATCGAGCGCACTCATGTAGGACATCGACACGATGACGATGGCCATGCCCAGCAGCGCGAACCAGGGCCCCACCATCAGTGTCAGCGCGGTGGCGCCGAGCAGGTGCAGGTCGAGATGGGGCTTGACCCCGGCCTTGAGCAGCCAGAAGGCCGCCACCACCAGGCTCGCGCCAAGCCAGGCGTTGATCTTGGCCGGCTCGTTGAGCATGCGCCACGGCGCGCGCCAGCCCGCCACGAGCATGCCGCCCAGGGCCAGCAGGTTGGCGTACAGGTAAACGCTGTCGGAAAACAGGGGGCCAGTGAAATTCATACGGAGAAGGCGGGCCGTGGCCGCCGGACTATCGGCGACAGGCGGCCACGCGGCTCACCAGAAGCGGTCGATGGTATCGGCGAGCTGCGTCAGCTTGCCGTGAAAGAAATGGCTGCAGCCGGGGATCACCACGATAGGCAGCGATTGCGGCCGGGCCCAGTCGAGCACGTCGGCGAGTGCCGAGACCTCGTCCTCCTCGCCGTGCACCACCAGCGTGTTGGCCTGCACCGGCATCACCGGGAAACGGCGCACCGCCGGCCCGGCCAGGATCAGGCGTTCGGCCGCCACGCGCCGCGCCGCCTCGGACGACACATAGGTGCCGAAGCTGAAGCCGCCCAGCGCCAGCGGCAACTCGCCGTGCACGCGCCGCGCATGCTCGACCACGGCCAGCGCGTCGTCAGTCTCGCCGCGGCCCTCGTCGAACTGCCCGTCACTCGCGCCGACGCCACGGCAGTTGGGCAGGTAGACCGCATAGCCGCGCCGGCTGATGGTCTTGCCCATGATCTGCACCACCTTGTTGGTGTTGCTGCCGCCCTGCGTCGGATTGGGATGGATCAGCACGGCCACGCCCTGCAGCTCGCCCACCGGCGGCAGGTAGATGGTTTCGAGCTGGCCCGCGGGGCCGGCGATCAGCTCGACGTTCGGTGGCTTAATCAAGTTTCAGGCGCTCCACGATGCGGCCATTGGCAAGGTGCTCGGTGACGATCTCGTCGATGTCCGCGCGGTCGAAATAGGTATACCAGACGCCTTCCGGGTAGACCACCATGACCGGGCCGTCGTCGCAGCGGTCGAGGCAGCCCGCCTTGTTGATGCGGCATTTGCCGTGGCCGTTCAGGCCCAGCGCCTTGACGCGGTCCTTGGCATAGGTCTGCAGCTCCGTCGCGCCACGGTTGTTGCAGCAGGTCTCGCCCTCGGGGCGCTGGTTGGTGCAGAAGAAAACGTGATGTTTGAAATAGCTCATGATGTCGATCCGGGCATGATGGCGCGATTATAGGCCCGGCCCCGCCGCACGGAAACCACGTGCTTGCCCGTATGCAGCGCATTCAAGTGGTCTGGAAAACGCCGCATTTCGGTGAAGTGCGCGATCTGGTAAAATCCCGCGCTTGTTTCACGCCAACTTTTGCCCGGAAAGAGCCAAAATGTTCTCAGCAAAACAGACGATTGCAGCGATCGACCCCGAACTCTGGCAGTACATGGAGGGCGAGCGCCAGCGCCAGGACGAGCACATCGAACTGATCGCCTCCGAAAACTACACCAGCCCGGCCGTGATGGAAGCCCAAGGCTCCCAGCTCACCAACAAGTATGCCGAAGGCTATCCGGGCAAGCGTTTCTACGGCGGTTGCGAATACGTCGACAAGGTCGAGCAGCTCGCGATCGACCGCATCAAGCAACTGTTCGGCGCAGAATACGCCAACGTGCAGCCGCACTCGGGCTCGCAGGCCAACCAGGGTGTGTACTTCGCCATCCTGAAGCCGGGCGACACCGTGATGGGCATGAACCTCGGCCACGGCGGCCACCTCACGCACGGCTCGCCCGCCAACCTGTCGGGCAAGCTGTTCAACATCGTGCCTTACGGTCTCAACGACAAGGAAGAGATCGACTACGACGAGATGGAACGCATCGCGCTCGAAACCAAGCCGAAGCTGCTGATCGGCGGCGCGTCCGCCTATGCGCTGCGCTTCGATTTCGCGCGCATGGCCGAGATCGCGAAGAAGGTCGGTGCCTACTTCATGGTCGACATGGCGCACTACGCCGGCCTGATCGCCGCGGGCGTCTACCCCAACCCGGTGCCGCACGCCGACTTCGTCACCTCGACCACCCACAAGACTCTGCGCGGCCCGCGCGGCGGCCTCATCCTGGCCAAGGCCGAGCATGAAAAGATGCTGAATTCGAGCGTCTTCCCGGCACTGCAGGGCGGCCCGCTCGAACACGTGATCGCGGCCAAGGCCGTGGCCTTCGGCGAAGCGCTGCAGCCTGGGTTCAAGGATTACCAGCAGCAGGTGCTGAAGAACGCCGACACCATGGCGCGCACCCTGGCCGAACGCGGCGTGCGCATCATCTCCGGCCGCACCGAGTCGCACCTGTTCCTCGTCGACCTGCGCCCCAAGGGCCTCACCGGCAAGGCTGCCGACGCGGCGCTGGGCTTGGCGCACATCACCGTCAACAAGAACTCGATCCCGAACGATCCGGAAAGCCCGTTCGTGACCTCCGGCATCCGCATCGGCTCGCCGGCGATCACCACGCGCGGCTTCAAGGAAGAAGAAGCCCGCCAGGTTGCCCAACTGGTGGCCGACGTGCTCGACAACCCGAGCAACGAGGCGGTGATCGACGCCACCCGCGCCAAGGTCCACGCACTGACCAGCCGCTTCCCGGTCTACGGCGCTTAAGCCAGCGCCATGCGCTACAAAAAAGGAGGGCTTGCCCTCCTTTTTTCTTGGCCATCCCCCATGTCGCTGCCGCGTTCGGCCTGCCTGCTGCTTTGCGCCCTGCTGCTGAGCGGCTGCGCCACGGTCCGCTATTACGGCCAGGCGGTCGGCGGCGCGCTCGAGGTGCTCAACCGCGCGCGCTATCTGGATGACGTGATCAACGATGACGCCACGCCGGCCGAGACCGCACGCAAGCTCAGGCTGGCCCGCGACATCCGCTATTTCGCCAGCGATTCGCTCGGCCTGCCCGACAACCGCAGCTACCTCAAATACACCGACCTCGGCCGCCGCTACCTGATCTGGAACGTCGTCGCCACGCCCGAGCTGTCGCTGAGCCCACGGCTCGAATGCTTTCTGGTCGTCGGCTGCCTGAGCTATCGCGGCTTTTTCGACGAGCACGATGCACGCGCCTATGCCGCGCAACACGCAGCGGCAGGCGACGACGTGTTCGTCTACGGCATCCCGGCCTATTCCACACTCGGCTGGTTTTACGACCCGCTGGTCAACACCTTCCTCGGTTACGGCGAGCTCGATCTGGCGCGGCTGATCTTCCACGAGCTCGCCCACCAGCGGCTGTACGTGAAGGACGACACGGCCTTCAACGAGGCTTTCGCCACTGCCGTCGAGCTCGAAGGCGCACGGCGCTGGCTGGCCTGGCGCGGCGTGCAGGGTAGTGCTGCGGTCGAGCAGGCGGAACAGCGGCGGCACGAATTCCAGGCCCTGCTCGGCGACACGCGCGCACGCCTGCTGGCGCTCTATGCCGGCCAATCCCCGGATGCGGACAAGCGCCAGGGCAAGCAGCAGGCCTTTGCCGAGCTCGGCCGCCAATACCAGGCGTTCAAGGCGCGCTGGCACGGCTACGGCGGCTACGACCACTGGTTCGATCCGCCGCCCGGCAACGCGCATCTGACTGCGCTGGCGACCTACCATGAGCAGGTGCCGGCATTCACGCAGCTGCTGCGCGAGCACGGCGGCGACCTGCCGGCCTTCTACCGCGCGGCGGCAGCGCTGGCGGCGCGCGACAGGGCTGCACGCGAGGCGGATCTGCAGGCGCTCGCGCAGCGGGCGCGGGATTAGGCGCCGCTGGCGTCAATCCGGAAGCCCGCAGCCACATCGCCGGAACCTGGGCTATCTATATAAGGGCGCCGGCAACATGTACACTGGCGCCCAGCTCCGCCAGATCATGGCCTGCCGCGGAGCAGACACCGTCAGCACTCCCCAGGAGATTCCGGATAATGAAATGCCCCTTTTGTGGTGCCGATGACACGCAGGTCATCGACTCTCGGGTCAACGATGAAGGCAACTCGGTACGCCGCCGCCGCAAGTGCGCGAGCTGCCAGAAGCGCTTCACCACCTTCGAGACGGCCGAGCTGCGCATGCCGCAGGTAGTGAAGACCAACGGCCATCGCTCGGAATTCGACAAGGAAAAGCTGCGCGTGAGCTTCATGCGCGCGCTGCACAAGCGCCCGGTGCCGACCACGCTGGTCGATGAGGCGATCGAACGCATCGTGCAGAAGGTGTTGAGCCTCGCCGAACGCGAAATCCCCTCGCGCCAGATCGGCGAGATGGTGATGGCCGAGCTGCACAAGCTCGACAAGGTCGCCTACATCCGCTTTGCCTCGGTGTATCGCAGCTTCCAGGACATTGACGACTTCCGCGACGCGATCCAGGAAGTCCAGCTGCCCAGCTCGGGCAGATAAGCCCTCCCCTGTTTCACCCAGAACGGCCCTGGCACCCCTGCCAGGGCCGTTTTCACATGGCGGCGGCCCGGCGTGTGGCCGGCTCAGCCAGGCTTGCCGGCGCTCGCACGGCAACACTGCATCCCCCATCCTTTTTACGCCACATCAAAAAATCTTTGATATATAAAAAAACAATGTTATAAATCGCACCATGAGTTTGGAGTAAAAACACTAACCATGATGACGACCTTCATGAACCAGGCATTTCCCCCACTGCGGCGCATCGCGGCACGCTGCGGACGACTCGCCCCGCTGCTCGTGCTGGCCCTGCTCGGCGCCTGCCAGCGGGCGCCGCAGCCGCCCGGCCCGCAAGACCTGCAGCGTGCCGACGCAGCCCGCCCGGCCGACCCGCAACTGGCACAGAAATACGAGCGTTCGTGCCAGACCTGCCATGCCGTGCAGGGCAGCACTGCACCGCTGACCGCCTTTGCACCGGACTGGGCACCGCGCCTGGAGCAAGGCATGGCGACGCTGCTGGCCCATGCGCGCGAGGGCTACAAGGCGATGCCGCCCAAGGGTTTCTGCAATGACTGCAGCGATGCCGAGCTGAGCGCGCTGATCCGTTTCATGTCGTCCACCCCGGAGGGAACATGAGCCAAGCCATGCTCACACGCCGCCAACTGCTCAAGACCGGCGCCCTCGCGCTGACCGCCGCCAGCGGCCTGGCGGCAGCATCTCAACCCATCGCGGCGCCGCGCCCAGCGGGCACGCTCAGCTGGCGCAACTGGTCCGGCAGCCAGGCTTGCCGGCCGCAAGCGCTCGACACGCCGGCTGACGAGGCCGAGATCGCCCGCCTCTTGCGTGACACGACTGGCAGCCTGCGCTGCGTCGGCGCCGGGCACTCGTTCACGCCACTGGTGCCGACCGAGGGCCGGCTGCTGTCACTCGACCGCCTTGCCGGCGTGACGGCACACGACAAGACGGCGCTGACCGCCACCGTACGCGCCGGCACGCGGCTGTCGCAGCTGTCGCGCCAGCTCGACGGGCTGGGGCTGGCGCTGCGTAATCTACCGGACATCGACTCGCAATCGCTCGCCGGCGCCATCAGCACCGCCACGCATGGCACCGGCGCCGCGCTGCCGGCGCTGCACGCCGACGTGACCGCGCTGCGGCTCGTCACACCACGCGGCGAGGTGCTCGACTGCCATGCCGGCACGCGCCCCGAGCTGCTCGCCGCCGCGCGCGTCTCGCTCGGCAGCCTGGGCGTGATCACCGAGGCCACGCTCAAGGTGGTGCCGGCCTACCACCTGCACCGCACCGTCTGGCTCAAGCCGGTGGACGAGATGCTGGCCGCCGCCCACGACCTCGCCCGCCAGCACCGCCATTTCGAGTTCTACTACTTGCCGTTCACCGGCTACGCCGCGGCGATCTGCAACGACCTCAGCGACTCGGACAGCGTGCTGCGCCCGCCCTCGGCCGACGAAGACATGCTGCATAGCCTGCGTCAGCTGCGCGACTATCTCGGCCGCTTTCCCGATCTGCGCCGCTGGGTCGCGCAGAAGCTGATCGACCCGCAGCAGACCGAAGAAGCGCGCGATCGCTCGTTCAAGCTGCTGTCGACCTCGCGCCCGACCAAGTTTAACGAGTCGGAATGCCATGTGCCGCGCGAGGCCGGCATCGCCTGCGTGCGCGAGGTGATCCGCAAGCTCGAACAGCGCAACGAGGTGTTCTTCCCGCTCGAATTCCGCTTCGTGAAGGCCGACGACGCCTGGCTCAGCCCCTTCTACCAGCGCGACAGCTGCTCGATCGCGGTGCACGCGGCGGCCGGCGAGCCTTACGACTACCTGGTCGGCGAGATCGCGCCGATCTTCCGCAAGTACGAGGGGCGCCCGCACTGGGGCAAGCTGCACGGCCACACGGCGGTCGATTTCGCGCGGCTGTACCCGCACTGGCGCGATTTCCTCGAACTGCGGCGCCAGCTCGACCCGCAAGGGCGCATGCTCAACGCGCATCTGCGCAGCGTGTTCGGGATCAGCGCATGAGCCGCCTGAGCCGCCGCCAGATGCTGACGCTGCTTGGCGCCGGCGCCGTGGGCGCGGCGGTGGCGGGCCTGCGCCCAAGTACCGGCGGCGCCCCCCACCCGCGCTACTTTGCGGACCTCGCGCGCGCGCTGAAACAGGCCGGCATCGCCACCCCGACGCTGGTGATCGACCGCCGGCAGCTGCACGCCAACGTCGGCCGCATCATGCACAACATCGGCGGCCGCACGCAGCTGCGCGTCGTGGCGAAATCGCTGCCGTGCGCCGCGCTGCTCGACGAGGTACGCCAGCTCACCGCGAGCCGGCGGCTGATGGTGTTCAACCTGCCGCAACTGCTGCTGACCGCCCGCGGGCCGGCCGACATCCTGCTCGGCAAGCCGCTGCCGGCCGCCGCTGCCGCGGCCTTCTACCGCCAGTTCAGGCCGGATGGCTTCGCCCCCGAGCACCAGCTGCAATGGCTGATCGACACCCCGGCCCGGCTGGCCCAGTACCGCGAGCTGGCGCGTGCCCAGCAAGTGACGCTGCGCGTCAATGTCGAGATCGACGTCGGCCTGCATCGCGGCGGCGTCAACGATATGCAGACAATGCAGGACATGCTCGCGCTCTTAGCCCGCGAGCCGCGCCTGCAATGGGCCGGGCTCATGGGCTACGACGCGCACGTGGCCAAGATCCCCGATCTGCCGGGCCTGCGCCAAGAGGCGCGGCAGCACGCACAGGCCCGCTACGCGGCCTATGCCGCCGCCGTGCGCGCCCATCCCGCGTTCGCCGTGGCAGCCCGGGGCGCGACCTACAACGCGGCCGGCTCGCCCACCTATCGGCTGTACGACGGCAGCGGCGTGGAAAACGAGCTGTCCGTCGGCTCGGCCATGCTCAAGCCGAGCGACTTCGACACCAGCCTGCTGGCCGACCTGGCCCCCGCCGTCTACATCGCCACGCCCGTCCTCAAGGCGCCGCCGCGCTTCATGATGCCCTACGGCGTCGAGTGGCTCGGCGAGGCCGCAAGCCTGTGGGATGCCAACCAGCAGCAGGCCTATTTCATCTACGGCGGCAACTGGCTCGCCGACCCGGTATCGCCGCCGGGGCTCGCCGCCAGCTCGCTGTACGGCACCTCGTCGAACCAGCAGGTGCTGACAGGCTCGGGACGGCAGCGGCTCGCACCCGACGACATCGTGTTCTTCCGCCCGCGCCAGAGCGAGGCAGTGCTGCTGCAGTTCGGCGACATCGCGCTTTACGAGGAAGGACGCATCACCCAGATGTGGCAGCCGATGCCGGCCACCGCCTGACACCACCAAAGGAGACAGCCATGCCAAACAACACGCGAAGGATAGCCGCCGCGCTCACCCTGCTCGGCCTGTGCGCGGCCACCAGCGCCGCGGCACAGAGCGCGCAGGATGCCAGGGGGCTATGGCTCAGCGCCGACCAGGCCGCCGTGATCGAATTCAAGTCCTGCGCCGACAAGCCCGAATCACTGTGCGGCACCATCGTCTGGGACAAGGACGCGGGCACGCCGGCCGACAGCTGCGGCGTCACCATCGCCAAGCTCGCCCAGTACGAAGACGAGGCCTGGCGCAATGGCTGGGTGTTCGACCCACGCAGCGGCAAGTACTACAAGGGCGTGCTGCGCGTGAAGGACGACACGCTGCTGGTGCGCGCCTTCATCGGCACCGAGCTGCTCGGCGAAACCGAGCAGATGACACGCGCGGCCGCGATTCCAGCCGGCTGCAAGCACTAACTCCCACCCGCCACCATAACAACACAACGGAGACCACCATGACCCCCACCCAGCGCGCCGCCGCAGCCTGCTGCCTGCTTGCCCTGGCCGGCCACGCCACCGCCGAACAGCCGAAGGAGCCCGAGTTCCAGCATTACTCGATCGACATGGAGGCCAAGCTGCTGAGCGACCGCAAGACACGCGGCGTGTCGGACTCCTTCAACGGCCCCGGCGCCGAGTTCAACCTCACCGCCGCCCACGAGTCGGGGCTGGTCGGTTACCTCGAACTCGGCTCGGTCAGCAAGACGCTCTACCCAAAGGGGCGCGGCATCGTGCTCACCACCGCGATCGGCTACCGTGGCGGCCACCCGGATGGCTTTCACTACGGCGTGGGGGCGGCGCAGGAGTGGTTCCCGCGCGCCAAGGCAGAAGGCGCCCCGACCGGCATCGACTGGACCACGGGCGAGCCCACCGGCGTCGAGGACACCAAGTTCGACACGAGCTACGGCCTCATCGAATTCGGCTACGGCCTGTTCTACGGCCGCTACCTGTACGTCGCCTCGAAGGATTTCCGCGGCAACAACACCTCGGTGCTGTGCGGCAGCACCTACCTGCCCGACGTGCTGGCCGGCGGCGACCCGAGCAAGGCCATGGCCTGCTACGACAGCGCCGCCCAGCACACGCGCGGCTCGCAGCTGCTCGACCTCGACATGAAATACCCGCTCGGCGGCCAGACCAAGCTGCTCGCGCACCTCGGCTACCAGAAAATCCGCCATTTTTCCGGCATCAACGGCACCGACTACCGCCTGGGCCTGATGCACACGCTCAACGGCCTCGATTTCACCGCCGAAGTGGTCGGCGCCTCGCTCAACAACCGCGACTTCGCCCGCATCACCGCCGGCGATGGCCAAGTCAAGCGCATGGACCGCACTGCGCTGGTCGTCGGCATGGGCCGCCGCTTCTAGGCCCCGCGCCCGCCACGCCGGCGGGTGGTGCCTGCCGTTGGCTCGCCGGCCTGCCGCCCCGGGGCTCGCCGGGGCTGGGCCACCATGCCGGCTGGGCGCGGCCTCCCTGCTGCCTCGCAGGGAAGCCCCCCGGCGAAATGCCCTATAATGCGCGGGTCCGTACAAGGGAAAACAAGACGTGACCGAGGTCCTGAGCAATCTGCAGGCGCGCAAGCGCCGCGAAGCCGAAACACGCAAGAAGCACATCATCGCGGTCGTCAAGGCCCTGATCAAGAAAGGCGGCGCGCGCGAGATCACCATCCGCAAGGTGGCCGAGCAGGCCGGCTTCTCCACCACCGTCGTCTACTCGCTGTTCCGCGACAAGGCAACGCTGATCACGCGCGCGATGGACCAGGACCTGCTCGACCTGGTGAAGCTGATGAAGAAGGCCGTCGCCGCCAGCGACGACCCGATCG
Protein-coding sequences here:
- a CDS encoding energy-coupling factor ABC transporter permease; translated protein: MNFTGPLFSDSVYLYANLLALGGMLVAGWRAPWRMLNEPAKINAWLGASLVVAAFWLLKAGVKPHLDLHLLGATALTLMVGPWFALLGMAIVIVSMSYMSALDPQAIGLNWLVLGVVPVWVSYTLLRLAQKWLPLNYFVYLFVNAFLGAALAMCATAAVSVGALALAGAYPLDFLLEEFLPYFLLLSWAEAFNTGLAITLVVVYRPQWSVTFDDRLYLNSKR
- a CDS encoding alpha/beta hydrolase gives rise to the protein MIKPPNVELIAGPAGQLETIYLPPVGELQGVAVLIHPNPTQGGSNTNKVVQIMGKTISRRGYAVYLPNCRGVGASDGQFDEGRGETDDALAVVEHARRVHGELPLALGGFSFGTYVSSEAARRVAAERLILAGPAVRRFPVMPVQANTLVVHGEEDEVSALADVLDWARPQSLPIVVIPGCSHFFHGKLTQLADTIDRFW
- a CDS encoding ferredoxin — its product is MSYFKHHVFFCTNQRPEGETCCNNRGATELQTYAKDRVKALGLNGHGKCRINKAGCLDRCDDGPVMVVYPEGVWYTYFDRADIDEIVTEHLANGRIVERLKLD
- the glyA gene encoding serine hydroxymethyltransferase, with the translated sequence MFSAKQTIAAIDPELWQYMEGERQRQDEHIELIASENYTSPAVMEAQGSQLTNKYAEGYPGKRFYGGCEYVDKVEQLAIDRIKQLFGAEYANVQPHSGSQANQGVYFAILKPGDTVMGMNLGHGGHLTHGSPANLSGKLFNIVPYGLNDKEEIDYDEMERIALETKPKLLIGGASAYALRFDFARMAEIAKKVGAYFMVDMAHYAGLIAAGVYPNPVPHADFVTSTTHKTLRGPRGGLILAKAEHEKMLNSSVFPALQGGPLEHVIAAKAVAFGEALQPGFKDYQQQVLKNADTMARTLAERGVRIISGRTESHLFLVDLRPKGLTGKAADAALGLAHITVNKNSIPNDPESPFVTSGIRIGSPAITTRGFKEEEARQVAQLVADVLDNPSNEAVIDATRAKVHALTSRFPVYGA
- a CDS encoding aminopeptidase, which codes for MSLPRSACLLLCALLLSGCATVRYYGQAVGGALEVLNRARYLDDVINDDATPAETARKLRLARDIRYFASDSLGLPDNRSYLKYTDLGRRYLIWNVVATPELSLSPRLECFLVVGCLSYRGFFDEHDARAYAAQHAAAGDDVFVYGIPAYSTLGWFYDPLVNTFLGYGELDLARLIFHELAHQRLYVKDDTAFNEAFATAVELEGARRWLAWRGVQGSAAVEQAEQRRHEFQALLGDTRARLLALYAGQSPDADKRQGKQQAFAELGRQYQAFKARWHGYGGYDHWFDPPPGNAHLTALATYHEQVPAFTQLLREHGGDLPAFYRAAAALAARDRAAREADLQALAQRARD
- the nrdR gene encoding transcriptional regulator NrdR, yielding MKCPFCGADDTQVIDSRVNDEGNSVRRRRKCASCQKRFTTFETAELRMPQVVKTNGHRSEFDKEKLRVSFMRALHKRPVPTTLVDEAIERIVQKVLSLAEREIPSRQIGEMVMAELHKLDKVAYIRFASVYRSFQDIDDFRDAIQEVQLPSSGR
- a CDS encoding cytochrome c5 family protein; the encoded protein is MMTTFMNQAFPPLRRIAARCGRLAPLLVLALLGACQRAPQPPGPQDLQRADAARPADPQLAQKYERSCQTCHAVQGSTAPLTAFAPDWAPRLEQGMATLLAHAREGYKAMPPKGFCNDCSDAELSALIRFMSSTPEGT
- a CDS encoding D-arabinono-1,4-lactone oxidase; the encoded protein is MSQAMLTRRQLLKTGALALTAASGLAAASQPIAAPRPAGTLSWRNWSGSQACRPQALDTPADEAEIARLLRDTTGSLRCVGAGHSFTPLVPTEGRLLSLDRLAGVTAHDKTALTATVRAGTRLSQLSRQLDGLGLALRNLPDIDSQSLAGAISTATHGTGAALPALHADVTALRLVTPRGEVLDCHAGTRPELLAAARVSLGSLGVITEATLKVVPAYHLHRTVWLKPVDEMLAAAHDLARQHRHFEFYYLPFTGYAAAICNDLSDSDSVLRPPSADEDMLHSLRQLRDYLGRFPDLRRWVAQKLIDPQQTEEARDRSFKLLSTSRPTKFNESECHVPREAGIACVREVIRKLEQRNEVFFPLEFRFVKADDAWLSPFYQRDSCSIAVHAAAGEPYDYLVGEIAPIFRKYEGRPHWGKLHGHTAVDFARLYPHWRDFLELRRQLDPQGRMLNAHLRSVFGISA
- a CDS encoding alanine racemase, translating into MSRLSRRQMLTLLGAGAVGAAVAGLRPSTGGAPHPRYFADLARALKQAGIATPTLVIDRRQLHANVGRIMHNIGGRTQLRVVAKSLPCAALLDEVRQLTASRRLMVFNLPQLLLTARGPADILLGKPLPAAAAAAFYRQFRPDGFAPEHQLQWLIDTPARLAQYRELARAQQVTLRVNVEIDVGLHRGGVNDMQTMQDMLALLAREPRLQWAGLMGYDAHVAKIPDLPGLRQEARQHAQARYAAYAAAVRAHPAFAVAARGATYNAAGSPTYRLYDGSGVENELSVGSAMLKPSDFDTSLLADLAPAVYIATPVLKAPPRFMMPYGVEWLGEAASLWDANQQQAYFIYGGNWLADPVSPPGLAASSLYGTSSNQQVLTGSGRQRLAPDDIVFFRPRQSEAVLLQFGDIALYEEGRITQMWQPMPATA
- a CDS encoding DUF2147 domain-containing protein, encoding MPNNTRRIAAALTLLGLCAATSAAAQSAQDARGLWLSADQAAVIEFKSCADKPESLCGTIVWDKDAGTPADSCGVTIAKLAQYEDEAWRNGWVFDPRSGKYYKGVLRVKDDTLLVRAFIGTELLGETEQMTRAAAIPAGCKH
- a CDS encoding TorF family putative porin; the encoded protein is MTPTQRAAAACCLLALAGHATAEQPKEPEFQHYSIDMEAKLLSDRKTRGVSDSFNGPGAEFNLTAAHESGLVGYLELGSVSKTLYPKGRGIVLTTAIGYRGGHPDGFHYGVGAAQEWFPRAKAEGAPTGIDWTTGEPTGVEDTKFDTSYGLIEFGYGLFYGRYLYVASKDFRGNNTSVLCGSTYLPDVLAGGDPSKAMACYDSAAQHTRGSQLLDLDMKYPLGGQTKLLAHLGYQKIRHFSGINGTDYRLGLMHTLNGLDFTAEVVGASLNNRDFARITAGDGQVKRMDRTALVVGMGRRF